A part of Periophthalmus magnuspinnatus isolate fPerMag1 chromosome 19, fPerMag1.2.pri, whole genome shotgun sequence genomic DNA contains:
- the arhgap23b gene encoding rho GTPase-activating protein 23 isoform X4 — protein MKQVKGERDGITLSNKNRRRPLSSGEVEGFSWRAPRTVVLQKNSQGFGFTLRHFIVYPPESSLHSLKDKENGNTSVKGCAHSRLEPMDTIFVKSVRENGPAQTAGLCTGDRLVKVNGESILGKTYSQVIALIQNSDSVLELSIVPKDQDILQLACSQDSYHRRNHPHSGEVHIQQGPPPLCDSCSRPRPLSTLDNCPCRATFSPLDNSDTGQDYAKSTNKIRSSSTLNALEFHFANHHAAIASATLPPPRKSSLPASTRAEALCRQALSEWYYSQAQAAEHLSPRSRGVSQDRLAGLGIALGVEPGFGEPHHTESLQHHRQVAAAAFQDPYRLGGGGDVPDTRGKACSQNLLAAYADYEHNYGRSVETLKHATTLVSSHSQLPQQKDPEFQRELSTSVAPTGRQGRQQVAEPQTPRTNEVGYSSYSPSFSTKSTYLLQHAHTFREDNHNTAHLSPCDSEGSQRPLSSPVLSPAEEEWTRPLKQEVIMRKKPSATQSCRTNGSLAQQAFDSLSSIPFIASMKNRRSSYLLAVTTERSKSCDEGLNIFKDEGRVFSKLPKRVKSFFLDGSLDSLRAQEEARSKRHSTSELGTTVVSNVRKEGWLHCKQVLSEKGKKLGGGIRPWKRVFSVLRSHSLFLYKDKREAVLHGAGAVPGQEEHSPISVRGCLIDIAYSETKRKNALRLTTQDFCEYLLQAESREDMLSWIKAIRDNSKSDSEEIGFSRQALINKKLNDYRKHSLTGHRQDSSPKSHRIVPPSLLSKTDNKSGKSVTPWGINLMKRSKKSSNPKAFGVRLEDCQPAVNHKFVPLIVEMCCAVVEAMGLEYTGIYRVPGNNALVSSLQEHLNKGLDINTGDERFQDLNVISSLLKSFFRKIPEPLFTDDKYSSFIEANRIEDADSRLKTMKTLIHSLPDHYFHTLKFLVEHLKRVADYSEKNKMEPRNLALVFGPTLVRTSEDNMMDMVTHMPDRYKIIETLILHCDWFFSDGPMEKEEKAPDHESDSSPVPNIDHLLCNIGRTGGPGDCPDSTIDSLKLKISLSPKKDPNAKELISAMTRKRKISPDHLPGISSEENLEHEPVKSSNLRRQNGEERDSIESKSEVQGGGGEEGQTLQEGKDLEEVSNKEEVETEIKVKYEKTDIAQLEALTVPRPLRPIVGVRRGHRLLRPHSFHLLQAPPEAPAPLHTYPSRAGGPAWVSRSRIPPAHTSSFYGTQSGNWAPAVPLRCKKSFTARTRALSMTLELEGRARGWRTDKVEVIRVNESGVPQGSAIATVSYQETPPVPWMVVGTCPWSDPSPSRSSVVLRRLSKPQEQNQRWRRHTVMV, from the exons GttaagggggagagagatggcATTACACTCTCCAATAAGAACCGACGGCGCCCCCTGTCTTCAGGCGAGGTAGAGGGCTTTTCATGGCGAGCACCCAGGACCGTTGTGCTCCAGAAAAACTCCCAGGGCTTTGGCTTCACTCTGCGCCATTTTATTGTCTATCCACCGGAGTCATCCCTCCACTCTCTCAAG GACAAAGAGAACGGGAACACATCAGTAAAAG GATGTGCACACTCACGCCTGGAGCCCATGGACACCATCTTTGTGAAGAGTGTTCGGGAGAATGGTCCAGCTCAGACGGCGGGACTGTGCACAG GGGACCGCCTGGTTAAAGTCAATGGAGAGAGCATTTTGGGCAAAACTTACTCTCAAGTCATTGCACTCATTCAGAACAG TGACAGTGTTCTGGAGCTGTCCATTGTGCCCAAAGACCAAGACATTCTACAGCTG GCTTGCTCACAGGACTCCTATCACAGGAGAAATCATCCCCACAGTGGAGAGGTGCACATCCAGCAGGGACCCCCACCTCTCTGTGACTCCTGCTctaggccccgccccctcagcaCACTGGACAACTGCCCCTGTCGAGCCACCTTCTCTCCCCTGGACAACTCAGACACTGGTCAGGACTATGCAAAAAGTACAAACAAGATCCGCTCTTCCTCTACTTTGAACGCTTTGGAGTTTCACTTTGCAAACCACCATGCAGCCATTGCCTCAGCAACCCTCCCACCCCCTCGTAAAAGTAGTCTGCCTGCCTCTACACGGGCTGAGGCCCTGTGCCGACAGGCTCTGTCTGAATGGTACTACAGTCAGGCGCAAGCGGCTGAGCACTTGTCCCCTCGCAGCCGTGGAGTGTCCCAGGACCGGCTGGCCGGGCTGGGCATAGCACTAGGAGTGGAGCCTGGTTTTGGCGAGCCACACCACACAGAAAGCTTACAGCACCATCGTCAGGTGGCTGCAGCTGCATTTCAAGACCCCTATAGACTAGGAGGTGGTGGAGATGTTCCTGATACAAGAGGTAAAGCATGCTCCCAAAATCTGTTAGCTGCCTATGCAGACTATGAGCACAACTATGGCCGCTCTGTGGAAACACTGAAACACGCCACCACATTAGTATCATCCCACAGCCAGCTCCCCCAGCAAAAAGATCCAGAGTTCCAGAGAGAACTGTCCACCTCTGTGGCCCCCACAGGCCGACAGGGGCGTCAGCAGGTAGCAGAGCCCCAGACTCCACGCACAAATGAGGTTGGCTACAGTAGCTACAGCCCATCCTTCAGCACAAAGAGCACGTATCTGCTCCAACATGCCCATACTTTCAGAGAGGACAACCACAATACAGCTCACCTGAGTCCCTGTGACAGTGAGGGGTCCCAGaggcctctctcctcccctgtccTGTCGCctgcagaggaggagtggacAAGACCCCTAAAGCAGGAAGTCATCATGAGGAAGAAGCCCTCTGCCACGCAGAGCTGCAGGACTAATGGCAGTCTGGCACAGCAGGCTTTCGACTCATTGTCCTCCATCCCTTTCATTG CCAGTATGAAAAATCGCCGCTCGTCATACCTCCTAGCCGTCACCACAGAGAGATCCAAGTCCTGCGATGAAGGGCTCAACATTTTCAAAGACGAAGGCCGAGTTTTCTC AAAACTTCCAAAAAGAGTGAAGAGTTTTTTCCTGGATGGG TCTCTGGACAGCCTGCGTGCTCAGGAGGAAGCCCGTTCCAAGCGCCATTCCACCTCTGAGCTTGGCACCACTGTGGTCAGCAATGTCCGCAAAGAGGGCTGGCTGCACTGCAAACAGGTGCTCAGTGAGAAGGGCAAG AAGTTGGGGGGTGGTATTCGGCCATGGAAGCGTGTTTTCTCAGTGCTGCGTTCACACTCACTGTTCCTCTacaaagacaagagagaggcAGTCCTTCACGGGGCAGGGGCCGTCCCAGGACAAGAGGAACATTCTCCAATCAGCGTCCGTGGCTGCCTGATCGACATTGCTTACAGCGAGACCAAACGCAAAAATGCGCTGCGCCTCACCACTCAGGACTTCTGTGAATACCTCCTGCAGGCCGAGAGCCGCGAGGACATGCTCAGCTGGATCAAAGCCATCCGAGACAACAGCAAGAGTGACAGTGAG GAGATTGGATTCTCGAGACAAGCTCTGATTAACAAGAAGCTGAATGACTACAGAAAACACAG TCTGACAGGTCACAGGCAAGACTCCTCTCCCAAAAGCCATCGAATTGTGCCGCCTTCGCTTCTTTCCAAAACAGACAACAAATCAGGTAAAAGTGTG ACCCCATGGGGCATCAACCTCATGAAGAGAAGCAAGAAGAGCAGTAATCCCAAGGCTTTTGGAGTGCGGCTGGAGGACTGTCAGCCTGCTGTCAACCATAAA tttgtgcCTCTGATTGTGGAGATGTGTTGTGCTGTGGTAGAGGCCATGGGTCTAGAGTACACCGGGATCTACAGAGTCCCAGGAAACAATGCGCTGGTGTCCAGTTTGCAAGAGCACCTCAACAAAGGGCTGGATATCAACACGGGAGATGAG AGATTCCAGGACCTGAACGTCATCAGCAGTCTGCTAAAATCATTTTTCAGGAAAATTCCAGAGCCACTATTCACAGATG ATAAGTACAGTTCCTTCATTGAAGCCAATCGGATAGAAGACGCAGACAGCAGACTCAAAACTATGAAGACCCTG ATCCACAGTCTCCCAGATCATTACTTTCATACTCTCAAATTTTTGGTGGAACACCTCAAAAGAGTGGCTGATTATTCAGAAAAGAATAAG ATGGAGCCCCGGAACCTGGCCCTGGTGTTTGGACCCACTCTGGTCAGGACGTCCGAGGACAACATGATGGACATGGTGACGCACATGCCTGACCGCTACAAGATCATAGAGACTCTCATTCTGCAT tgtgacTGGTTCTTCTCGGACGGACCTatggaaaaagaggagaag GCCCCTGATCACGAGAGCGACTCTTCACCAGTGCCCAACATCGATCACCTGCTGTGTAACATCGGCCGCACAGGGGGGCCAGGAGACTGCCCAG ATTCCACCATCGATTCACTTAAACTAAAG ATTTCTTTGAGCCCTAAGAAGGACCCAAATGCCAAGGAATTAATCTCTGCCATGACCCGCAAACGCAAGATATCACCTGACCATCTTCCAGGAATCAGCTCAGAGGAAAACTTGGAGCATGAGCCAGTCAAATCCAGCAATTTGAGGAGACAgaatggagaagagagagacagcatTGAATCCAAGAGTGAGGtccaaggaggaggaggagaggaaggtcAAACCTTACAAGAGGGCAAGGATCTGGAAGAGGTTTCCAACAAAGAAGAGGTGGAAACCGAAATCAAAGTAAAGTATGAAAAAACTGACATAGCACAGCTGGAGGCACTGACAGTGCCCAGGCCACTGAGGCCAATTGTGGGTGTGAGGAGGGGGCACAGACTTCTCCGTCCTCACAGTTTCCACCTCCTCCAGGCTCCACCTGAGGCTCCTGCCCCATTGCACACATATCCCTCCAGAGCAGGGGGCCCAGCCTGGGTATCTCGCTCCAGGATCCCTCCTGCTCACACCTCTAGTTTCTATGGGACCCAGTCGGGCAACTGGGCTCCAGCAGTTCCACTGCGCTGTAAGAAAAGCTTCACTGCTCGAACGAGGGCTTTGTCCATGACCCTAGAGCTAGAGGGTAGAGCCAGAGGCTGGAGAACGGACAAGGTGGAGGTCATACGGGTCAATGAGAGCGGAGTTCCACAGGGATCAGCTATTGCAACAGTGTCTTATCAGGAGACCCCTCCAGTTCCTTGGATGGTTGTAGGGACTTGTCCTTGGTCAGACCCCAGCCCCTCCAGGTCCTCAGTGGTTCTAAGAAGACTCTCAAAACCACAAGAGCAGAACCAGAGATGGCGGCGCCACACAGTGATGGTATGA
- the arhgap23b gene encoding rho GTPase-activating protein 23 isoform X2, giving the protein MSGDGVVFCLVGIPPVSEVKGERDGITLSNKNRRRPLSSGEVEGFSWRAPRTVVLQKNSQGFGFTLRHFIVYPPESSLHSLKDKENGNTSVKGCAHSRLEPMDTIFVKSVRENGPAQTAGLCTGDRLVKVNGESILGKTYSQVIALIQNSDSVLELSIVPKDQDILQLACSQDSYHRRNHPHSGEVHIQQGPPPLCDSCSRPRPLSTLDNCPCRATFSPLDNSDTGQDYAKSTNKIRSSSTLNALEFHFANHHAAIASATLPPPRKSSLPASTRAEALCRQALSEWYYSQAQAAEHLSPRSRGVSQDRLAGLGIALGVEPGFGEPHHTESLQHHRQVAAAAFQDPYRLGGGGDVPDTRGKACSQNLLAAYADYEHNYGRSVETLKHATTLVSSHSQLPQQKDPEFQRELSTSVAPTGRQGRQQVAEPQTPRTNEVGYSSYSPSFSTKSTYLLQHAHTFREDNHNTAHLSPCDSEGSQRPLSSPVLSPAEEEWTRPLKQEVIMRKKPSATQSCRTNGSLAQQAFDSLSSIPFIASMKNRRSSYLLAVTTERSKSCDEGLNIFKDEGRVFSKLPKRVKSFFLDGSLDSLRAQEEARSKRHSTSELGTTVVSNVRKEGWLHCKQVLSEKGKKLGGGIRPWKRVFSVLRSHSLFLYKDKREAVLHGAGAVPGQEEHSPISVRGCLIDIAYSETKRKNALRLTTQDFCEYLLQAESREDMLSWIKAIRDNSKSDSEEIGFSRQALINKKLNDYRKHSLTGHRQDSSPKSHRIVPPSLLSKTDNKSDDKTPWGINLMKRSKKSSNPKAFGVRLEDCQPAVNHKFVPLIVEMCCAVVEAMGLEYTGIYRVPGNNALVSSLQEHLNKGLDINTGDERFQDLNVISSLLKSFFRKIPEPLFTDDKYSSFIEANRIEDADSRLKTMKTLIHSLPDHYFHTLKFLVEHLKRVADYSEKNKMEPRNLALVFGPTLVRTSEDNMMDMVTHMPDRYKIIETLILHCDWFFSDGPMEKEEKAPDHESDSSPVPNIDHLLCNIGRTGGPGDCPDSTIDSLKLKISLSPKKDPNAKELISAMTRKRKISPDHLPGISSEENLEHEPVKSSNLRRQNGEERDSIESKSEVQGGGGEEGQTLQEGKDLEEVSNKEEVETEIKVKYEKTDIAQLEALTVPRPLRPIVGVRRGHRLLRPHSFHLLQAPPEAPAPLHTYPSRAGGPAWVSRSRIPPAHTSSFYGTQSGNWAPAVPLRCKKSFTARTRALSMTLELEGRARGWRTDKVEVIRVNESGVPQGSAIATVSYQETPPVPWMVVGTCPWSDPSPSRSSVVLRRLSKPQEQNQRWRRHTVMV; this is encoded by the exons ATGAGTGGagatggagttgttttttgtcttgttgGGATCCCACCTGTCTCTGAA GttaagggggagagagatggcATTACACTCTCCAATAAGAACCGACGGCGCCCCCTGTCTTCAGGCGAGGTAGAGGGCTTTTCATGGCGAGCACCCAGGACCGTTGTGCTCCAGAAAAACTCCCAGGGCTTTGGCTTCACTCTGCGCCATTTTATTGTCTATCCACCGGAGTCATCCCTCCACTCTCTCAAG GACAAAGAGAACGGGAACACATCAGTAAAAG GATGTGCACACTCACGCCTGGAGCCCATGGACACCATCTTTGTGAAGAGTGTTCGGGAGAATGGTCCAGCTCAGACGGCGGGACTGTGCACAG GGGACCGCCTGGTTAAAGTCAATGGAGAGAGCATTTTGGGCAAAACTTACTCTCAAGTCATTGCACTCATTCAGAACAG TGACAGTGTTCTGGAGCTGTCCATTGTGCCCAAAGACCAAGACATTCTACAGCTG GCTTGCTCACAGGACTCCTATCACAGGAGAAATCATCCCCACAGTGGAGAGGTGCACATCCAGCAGGGACCCCCACCTCTCTGTGACTCCTGCTctaggccccgccccctcagcaCACTGGACAACTGCCCCTGTCGAGCCACCTTCTCTCCCCTGGACAACTCAGACACTGGTCAGGACTATGCAAAAAGTACAAACAAGATCCGCTCTTCCTCTACTTTGAACGCTTTGGAGTTTCACTTTGCAAACCACCATGCAGCCATTGCCTCAGCAACCCTCCCACCCCCTCGTAAAAGTAGTCTGCCTGCCTCTACACGGGCTGAGGCCCTGTGCCGACAGGCTCTGTCTGAATGGTACTACAGTCAGGCGCAAGCGGCTGAGCACTTGTCCCCTCGCAGCCGTGGAGTGTCCCAGGACCGGCTGGCCGGGCTGGGCATAGCACTAGGAGTGGAGCCTGGTTTTGGCGAGCCACACCACACAGAAAGCTTACAGCACCATCGTCAGGTGGCTGCAGCTGCATTTCAAGACCCCTATAGACTAGGAGGTGGTGGAGATGTTCCTGATACAAGAGGTAAAGCATGCTCCCAAAATCTGTTAGCTGCCTATGCAGACTATGAGCACAACTATGGCCGCTCTGTGGAAACACTGAAACACGCCACCACATTAGTATCATCCCACAGCCAGCTCCCCCAGCAAAAAGATCCAGAGTTCCAGAGAGAACTGTCCACCTCTGTGGCCCCCACAGGCCGACAGGGGCGTCAGCAGGTAGCAGAGCCCCAGACTCCACGCACAAATGAGGTTGGCTACAGTAGCTACAGCCCATCCTTCAGCACAAAGAGCACGTATCTGCTCCAACATGCCCATACTTTCAGAGAGGACAACCACAATACAGCTCACCTGAGTCCCTGTGACAGTGAGGGGTCCCAGaggcctctctcctcccctgtccTGTCGCctgcagaggaggagtggacAAGACCCCTAAAGCAGGAAGTCATCATGAGGAAGAAGCCCTCTGCCACGCAGAGCTGCAGGACTAATGGCAGTCTGGCACAGCAGGCTTTCGACTCATTGTCCTCCATCCCTTTCATTG CCAGTATGAAAAATCGCCGCTCGTCATACCTCCTAGCCGTCACCACAGAGAGATCCAAGTCCTGCGATGAAGGGCTCAACATTTTCAAAGACGAAGGCCGAGTTTTCTC AAAACTTCCAAAAAGAGTGAAGAGTTTTTTCCTGGATGGG TCTCTGGACAGCCTGCGTGCTCAGGAGGAAGCCCGTTCCAAGCGCCATTCCACCTCTGAGCTTGGCACCACTGTGGTCAGCAATGTCCGCAAAGAGGGCTGGCTGCACTGCAAACAGGTGCTCAGTGAGAAGGGCAAG AAGTTGGGGGGTGGTATTCGGCCATGGAAGCGTGTTTTCTCAGTGCTGCGTTCACACTCACTGTTCCTCTacaaagacaagagagaggcAGTCCTTCACGGGGCAGGGGCCGTCCCAGGACAAGAGGAACATTCTCCAATCAGCGTCCGTGGCTGCCTGATCGACATTGCTTACAGCGAGACCAAACGCAAAAATGCGCTGCGCCTCACCACTCAGGACTTCTGTGAATACCTCCTGCAGGCCGAGAGCCGCGAGGACATGCTCAGCTGGATCAAAGCCATCCGAGACAACAGCAAGAGTGACAGTGAG GAGATTGGATTCTCGAGACAAGCTCTGATTAACAAGAAGCTGAATGACTACAGAAAACACAG TCTGACAGGTCACAGGCAAGACTCCTCTCCCAAAAGCCATCGAATTGTGCCGCCTTCGCTTCTTTCCAAAACAGACAACAAATCAG ATGACAAGACCCCATGGGGCATCAACCTCATGAAGAGAAGCAAGAAGAGCAGTAATCCCAAGGCTTTTGGAGTGCGGCTGGAGGACTGTCAGCCTGCTGTCAACCATAAA tttgtgcCTCTGATTGTGGAGATGTGTTGTGCTGTGGTAGAGGCCATGGGTCTAGAGTACACCGGGATCTACAGAGTCCCAGGAAACAATGCGCTGGTGTCCAGTTTGCAAGAGCACCTCAACAAAGGGCTGGATATCAACACGGGAGATGAG AGATTCCAGGACCTGAACGTCATCAGCAGTCTGCTAAAATCATTTTTCAGGAAAATTCCAGAGCCACTATTCACAGATG ATAAGTACAGTTCCTTCATTGAAGCCAATCGGATAGAAGACGCAGACAGCAGACTCAAAACTATGAAGACCCTG ATCCACAGTCTCCCAGATCATTACTTTCATACTCTCAAATTTTTGGTGGAACACCTCAAAAGAGTGGCTGATTATTCAGAAAAGAATAAG ATGGAGCCCCGGAACCTGGCCCTGGTGTTTGGACCCACTCTGGTCAGGACGTCCGAGGACAACATGATGGACATGGTGACGCACATGCCTGACCGCTACAAGATCATAGAGACTCTCATTCTGCAT tgtgacTGGTTCTTCTCGGACGGACCTatggaaaaagaggagaag GCCCCTGATCACGAGAGCGACTCTTCACCAGTGCCCAACATCGATCACCTGCTGTGTAACATCGGCCGCACAGGGGGGCCAGGAGACTGCCCAG ATTCCACCATCGATTCACTTAAACTAAAG ATTTCTTTGAGCCCTAAGAAGGACCCAAATGCCAAGGAATTAATCTCTGCCATGACCCGCAAACGCAAGATATCACCTGACCATCTTCCAGGAATCAGCTCAGAGGAAAACTTGGAGCATGAGCCAGTCAAATCCAGCAATTTGAGGAGACAgaatggagaagagagagacagcatTGAATCCAAGAGTGAGGtccaaggaggaggaggagaggaaggtcAAACCTTACAAGAGGGCAAGGATCTGGAAGAGGTTTCCAACAAAGAAGAGGTGGAAACCGAAATCAAAGTAAAGTATGAAAAAACTGACATAGCACAGCTGGAGGCACTGACAGTGCCCAGGCCACTGAGGCCAATTGTGGGTGTGAGGAGGGGGCACAGACTTCTCCGTCCTCACAGTTTCCACCTCCTCCAGGCTCCACCTGAGGCTCCTGCCCCATTGCACACATATCCCTCCAGAGCAGGGGGCCCAGCCTGGGTATCTCGCTCCAGGATCCCTCCTGCTCACACCTCTAGTTTCTATGGGACCCAGTCGGGCAACTGGGCTCCAGCAGTTCCACTGCGCTGTAAGAAAAGCTTCACTGCTCGAACGAGGGCTTTGTCCATGACCCTAGAGCTAGAGGGTAGAGCCAGAGGCTGGAGAACGGACAAGGTGGAGGTCATACGGGTCAATGAGAGCGGAGTTCCACAGGGATCAGCTATTGCAACAGTGTCTTATCAGGAGACCCCTCCAGTTCCTTGGATGGTTGTAGGGACTTGTCCTTGGTCAGACCCCAGCCCCTCCAGGTCCTCAGTGGTTCTAAGAAGACTCTCAAAACCACAAGAGCAGAACCAGAGATGGCGGCGCCACACAGTGATGGTATGA
- the arhgap23b gene encoding rho GTPase-activating protein 23 isoform X6 translates to MSGDGVVFCLVGIPPVSEVKGERDGITLSNKNRRRPLSSGEVEGFSWRAPRTVVLQKNSQGFGFTLRHFIVYPPESSLHSLKDKENGNTSVKGCAHSRLEPMDTIFVKSVRENGPAQTAGLCTGDRLVKVNGESILGKTYSQVIALIQNSDSVLELSIVPKDQDILQLACSQDSYHRRNHPHSGEVHIQQGPPPLCDSCSRPRPLSTLDNCPCRATFSPLDNSDTGQDYAKSTNKIRSSSTLNALEFHFANHHAAIASATLPPPRKSSLPASTRAEALCRQALSEWYYSQAQAAEHLSPRSRGVSQDRLAGLGIALGVEPGFGEPHHTESLQHHRQVAAAAFQDPYRLGGGGDVPDTRGKACSQNLLAAYADYEHNYGRSVETLKHATTLVSSHSQLPQQKDPEFQRELSTSVAPTGRQGRQQVAEPQTPRTNEVGYSSYSPSFSTKSTYLLQHAHTFREDNHNTAHLSPCDSEGSQRPLSSPVLSPAEEEWTRPLKQEVIMRKKPSATQSCRTNGSLAQQAFDSLSSIPFIASMKNRRSSYLLAVTTERSKSCDEGLNIFKDEGRVFSKLPKRVKSFFLDGSLDSLRAQEEARSKRHSTSELGTTVVSNVRKEGWLHCKQVLSEKGKKLGGGIRPWKRVFSVLRSHSLFLYKDKREAVLHGAGAVPGQEEHSPISVRGCLIDIAYSETKRKNALRLTTQDFCEYLLQAESREDMLSWIKAIRDNSKSDSEEIGFSRQALINKKLNDYRKHSLTGHRQDSSPKSHRIVPPSLLSKTDNKSGKSVTPWGINLMKRSKKSSNPKAFGVRLEDCQPAVNHKFVPLIVEMCCAVVEAMGLEYTGIYRVPGNNALVSSLQEHLNKGLDINTGDERFQDLNVISSLLKSFFRKIPEPLFTDDKYSSFIEANRIEDADSRLKTMKTLIHSLPDHYFHTLKFLVEHLKRVADYSEKNKMEPRNLALVFGPTLVRTSEDNMMDMVTHMPDRYKIIETLILHCDWFFSDGPMEKEEKAPDHESDSSPVPNIDHLLCNIGRTGGPGDCPAEKVEAPLRFHHRFT, encoded by the exons ATGAGTGGagatggagttgttttttgtcttgttgGGATCCCACCTGTCTCTGAA GttaagggggagagagatggcATTACACTCTCCAATAAGAACCGACGGCGCCCCCTGTCTTCAGGCGAGGTAGAGGGCTTTTCATGGCGAGCACCCAGGACCGTTGTGCTCCAGAAAAACTCCCAGGGCTTTGGCTTCACTCTGCGCCATTTTATTGTCTATCCACCGGAGTCATCCCTCCACTCTCTCAAG GACAAAGAGAACGGGAACACATCAGTAAAAG GATGTGCACACTCACGCCTGGAGCCCATGGACACCATCTTTGTGAAGAGTGTTCGGGAGAATGGTCCAGCTCAGACGGCGGGACTGTGCACAG GGGACCGCCTGGTTAAAGTCAATGGAGAGAGCATTTTGGGCAAAACTTACTCTCAAGTCATTGCACTCATTCAGAACAG TGACAGTGTTCTGGAGCTGTCCATTGTGCCCAAAGACCAAGACATTCTACAGCTG GCTTGCTCACAGGACTCCTATCACAGGAGAAATCATCCCCACAGTGGAGAGGTGCACATCCAGCAGGGACCCCCACCTCTCTGTGACTCCTGCTctaggccccgccccctcagcaCACTGGACAACTGCCCCTGTCGAGCCACCTTCTCTCCCCTGGACAACTCAGACACTGGTCAGGACTATGCAAAAAGTACAAACAAGATCCGCTCTTCCTCTACTTTGAACGCTTTGGAGTTTCACTTTGCAAACCACCATGCAGCCATTGCCTCAGCAACCCTCCCACCCCCTCGTAAAAGTAGTCTGCCTGCCTCTACACGGGCTGAGGCCCTGTGCCGACAGGCTCTGTCTGAATGGTACTACAGTCAGGCGCAAGCGGCTGAGCACTTGTCCCCTCGCAGCCGTGGAGTGTCCCAGGACCGGCTGGCCGGGCTGGGCATAGCACTAGGAGTGGAGCCTGGTTTTGGCGAGCCACACCACACAGAAAGCTTACAGCACCATCGTCAGGTGGCTGCAGCTGCATTTCAAGACCCCTATAGACTAGGAGGTGGTGGAGATGTTCCTGATACAAGAGGTAAAGCATGCTCCCAAAATCTGTTAGCTGCCTATGCAGACTATGAGCACAACTATGGCCGCTCTGTGGAAACACTGAAACACGCCACCACATTAGTATCATCCCACAGCCAGCTCCCCCAGCAAAAAGATCCAGAGTTCCAGAGAGAACTGTCCACCTCTGTGGCCCCCACAGGCCGACAGGGGCGTCAGCAGGTAGCAGAGCCCCAGACTCCACGCACAAATGAGGTTGGCTACAGTAGCTACAGCCCATCCTTCAGCACAAAGAGCACGTATCTGCTCCAACATGCCCATACTTTCAGAGAGGACAACCACAATACAGCTCACCTGAGTCCCTGTGACAGTGAGGGGTCCCAGaggcctctctcctcccctgtccTGTCGCctgcagaggaggagtggacAAGACCCCTAAAGCAGGAAGTCATCATGAGGAAGAAGCCCTCTGCCACGCAGAGCTGCAGGACTAATGGCAGTCTGGCACAGCAGGCTTTCGACTCATTGTCCTCCATCCCTTTCATTG CCAGTATGAAAAATCGCCGCTCGTCATACCTCCTAGCCGTCACCACAGAGAGATCCAAGTCCTGCGATGAAGGGCTCAACATTTTCAAAGACGAAGGCCGAGTTTTCTC AAAACTTCCAAAAAGAGTGAAGAGTTTTTTCCTGGATGGG TCTCTGGACAGCCTGCGTGCTCAGGAGGAAGCCCGTTCCAAGCGCCATTCCACCTCTGAGCTTGGCACCACTGTGGTCAGCAATGTCCGCAAAGAGGGCTGGCTGCACTGCAAACAGGTGCTCAGTGAGAAGGGCAAG AAGTTGGGGGGTGGTATTCGGCCATGGAAGCGTGTTTTCTCAGTGCTGCGTTCACACTCACTGTTCCTCTacaaagacaagagagaggcAGTCCTTCACGGGGCAGGGGCCGTCCCAGGACAAGAGGAACATTCTCCAATCAGCGTCCGTGGCTGCCTGATCGACATTGCTTACAGCGAGACCAAACGCAAAAATGCGCTGCGCCTCACCACTCAGGACTTCTGTGAATACCTCCTGCAGGCCGAGAGCCGCGAGGACATGCTCAGCTGGATCAAAGCCATCCGAGACAACAGCAAGAGTGACAGTGAG GAGATTGGATTCTCGAGACAAGCTCTGATTAACAAGAAGCTGAATGACTACAGAAAACACAG TCTGACAGGTCACAGGCAAGACTCCTCTCCCAAAAGCCATCGAATTGTGCCGCCTTCGCTTCTTTCCAAAACAGACAACAAATCAGGTAAAAGTGTG ACCCCATGGGGCATCAACCTCATGAAGAGAAGCAAGAAGAGCAGTAATCCCAAGGCTTTTGGAGTGCGGCTGGAGGACTGTCAGCCTGCTGTCAACCATAAA tttgtgcCTCTGATTGTGGAGATGTGTTGTGCTGTGGTAGAGGCCATGGGTCTAGAGTACACCGGGATCTACAGAGTCCCAGGAAACAATGCGCTGGTGTCCAGTTTGCAAGAGCACCTCAACAAAGGGCTGGATATCAACACGGGAGATGAG AGATTCCAGGACCTGAACGTCATCAGCAGTCTGCTAAAATCATTTTTCAGGAAAATTCCAGAGCCACTATTCACAGATG ATAAGTACAGTTCCTTCATTGAAGCCAATCGGATAGAAGACGCAGACAGCAGACTCAAAACTATGAAGACCCTG ATCCACAGTCTCCCAGATCATTACTTTCATACTCTCAAATTTTTGGTGGAACACCTCAAAAGAGTGGCTGATTATTCAGAAAAGAATAAG ATGGAGCCCCGGAACCTGGCCCTGGTGTTTGGACCCACTCTGGTCAGGACGTCCGAGGACAACATGATGGACATGGTGACGCACATGCCTGACCGCTACAAGATCATAGAGACTCTCATTCTGCAT tgtgacTGGTTCTTCTCGGACGGACCTatggaaaaagaggagaag GCCCCTGATCACGAGAGCGACTCTTCACCAGTGCCCAACATCGATCACCTGCTGTGTAACATCGGCCGCACAGGGGGGCCAGGAGACTGCCCAG CTGAAAAAGTGGAGGCACCACTGCG ATTCCACCATCGATTCACTTAA